Genomic window (Gelria sp. Kuro-4):
CCCTGCAAGAGCTGGCGGCTCGAACCCAAGCAGTATACCTGCACCTTCCCGAACCGCTCCTTAGAATGGCGGAAGAAAACATCCCGCGGCTCTACGGTATGGCGGGAGCAATTCTTAAGTACTTGCTGACCGCACTGGGCTCGGTCCCCGAGCTCCTGGTGATTTTCATTTTAAGCTGCGTCGCCGCCTATTTTCTCAGCCGCGACAAAAAAGCGGTACAGCAACTGGCCTTACGCTTTCTTCCGGCCGGCAGCGAGGCGCGCCTGGCGACCCTGGAACACGAGGTGGTCCGAAGCCTGGTGGGGCTGCTCTGGGCCCAGCTGGTCCTGGTGACCATCACCACGCTTACGGTGATAGTAGGCCTGCGGCTGCTGGGCATCCGCTATGCGGTCTTTCTGGGGCTGGTGAGCGGGCTGCTCGACATTCTCCCGGTGTTGGGGCCGACGCTCATCTTTTTCCCGTGGGTGGTGGGGGCCTTTCTGACCGGCCAGCGCGTGCTCGCCCTGGGACTTGTTGCCGTCTATGTGGCCATGAACATCGTCCGCCAGGGGCTGCAGGCCAAGATCATCGGCAGCCGTACGGGCCTGCACCCCCTGCTGGTCTTGGCGTCTTTGTACCTCGGGGTCAAGCTTTTCGGCCCCAGCGGGCTTATTGTTGGACCCCTTACCGTGATTGTCCTGAGGGCGCTGCTTAAGGCGGGGGCTTTTGGGAACTTTATTAAGATGTAGGTGAGGTTATGCGTAAGCTGGCTGTTTTCGGATCCACGGGCTCCATCGGTCGCCAGGCGCTCGAGGTGGCGGCTGC
Coding sequences:
- the ytvI gene encoding sporulation integral membrane protein YtvI; protein product: MNRQSRLFLAALGFLLLLYLGLRYLLPFVLPFALGAFLAAMLEPAVNWLEVRLRLPRAWAAGCALVSAVTVVGGAAFYLTLHLAADIAEMRHLLPSYSQGMVQTLQELAARTQAVYLHLPEPLLRMAEENIPRLYGMAGAILKYLLTALGSVPELLVIFILSCVAAYFLSRDKKAVQQLALRFLPAGSEARLATLEHEVVRSLVGLLWAQLVLVTITTLTVIVGLRLLGIRYAVFLGLVSGLLDILPVLGPTLIFFPWVVGAFLTGQRVLALGLVAVYVAMNIVRQGLQAKIIGSRTGLHPLLVLASLYLGVKLFGPSGLIVGPLTVIVLRALLKAGAFGNFIKM